Part of the Pseudomonadota bacterium genome, GTCGACCGGCGCGGGCAGGCGCAGCTTCTTCTCGACGCCACGCATGCCGGTGCCGAACAGAACGGCGAAGGCGGTATAGGGGTTAAGGTCGGCGCCGCCGACACGGTGTTCCAGCCGCGCCTTCTTGGCGCTGACATTGATGACGCGCAAGCCGGATGTACGGTTATCGATGCTCCAGCATCGCGTCACGCCGGCGAAGCTGTCGTCCTGGAAGCGTTTGTATGAGTTGACGAAGGGCGCGATGAACAGCGTTGTCTCGCACATGAGGTCGAGTTGGCCGGCGATGAAACGGCGGAACCACGGCGTCAGGTTGTCCTTGGCCTTGGCGTCGTAGCACAGGGACTTGCCGGTCTTGGCTTCGCTGAAGCTTTGATGGATGTGGCCGGAGTTGCCGGAGAAGTCCTGGTGCCACTTGGCCATGAAGGTGGCGGACAGACCGGCTTCGGCGGCAATCTGTTTGACCGCCGTCTTGAACAGCATGACCTGATCGGCCATCGAGAGCGCGTCGGTGGCGGCGAGGTTGATCTCGAACTGACCCTGGCCCCATTCGGGTGTGCAGCCTTCGATAATATCCTCGAAACACTCGCGGACTCGCGCGACGACCGGCTCAAAGAAGCTGCCTTCGTAGATGGAGTAACAGTGGATATCCTGGGAGGCCGGACCGAGGCCGGAGAAGTCACCGCGCCGCACGTCGGCGATCGGCTTGGGCATCAGATAGAACTCGAACTCCAGTGCGGCGCGTTCGACGACGTTCTGTTTGCGCATTGCCGCGACTTGGCGTTTGAGTTCGCTACGCGGGCAATAGGGGCAAGTGCTGCCATCGGGCCAGACCCAGTCGATCAGCACGATGGCGGTGTCGGGCTCCCACGGCGCCAACTGCAATGTCGAGAGGTCAGGCACGCCTTTTACATCGGGAACGCCGGTGCCCAGCATGTCCGGCAACACATCGTCGACCGTGGTCGTGCGCATGATGAACCAGGCAAAGGTGAGGCCCGTGTCGATGGCGTTCTTGAAGTAGGGGACGGTCAGCCGTTTTCCGCGCAGCACACCCATGGGATCGGTGCCGGCGACGATCACCGTTCGGATCGCGTTCTCGTCAAGGAATGTGTCGACGTCCTGTGGTTTCATCAGCCGCCCCCGTCTGGTCTTTTGCCGGGATCGTTCCCGTTGCCCCTGACCTGTCATCGGCCAAGGACGCCGTGACGTCAAGCCGGCGCGTGGGCTGGCTAAGGCCGGTTTGCGGCGTCAAGCGGGCGCGTGACGCAAAGACGGCGTGCGGGTCAGCCCGATAAGGAAACCGATGATCAGCAGGTTGGCCACGTTGAAGGCCGTGCCGGCCAGGAAGGCCGAGGTGTAGCTGCCGGTCATGTCGTAACCGAAGCCGCCCAGCCAGCCGCCGATGGCCATGCCGAACGTGCCGAACATGACGACAATGCCCGTATAGCGACCAGCGCGCCGCTCAGGCAGATACTCACGCACGATGACCGGATAGCACGGGCCGATGCCGCCATAGCCGAAGCCGAACACGGCCGCGACGACGTAGAATGCCATCAGCCCCTGAATGAAGGGCAGCACGGTCAGCATCGCGACCTGGATCACCGAGAACAGGAAGAGCGCCTTCAAGGCACCGAAGCGGCCGATCAACAAGCCGGCAAAGACGGCGCGGGCGACGAAGCTGGCGAGCAGCATGACAGAGAGCAGCGTCGCTGCCTGCATCGGCGCGATGCCGACATCGGTGGCGTAGACCTTCAAATGCGCCAGCGGCAGCGACATGGCGATACAGCAGCCGACAATGGCGCAACACAGTAGTGCCAGCAGGCTGTTGGGCCTGAGACGATAGATCGTGGCGCTACGTCCCGGCGCGGCCGAACCGCCGGACACCGTGTGGTGGTCGATTGGCGGCGGACTGCGCCTGAGCACCAGACTCAAC contains:
- a CDS encoding glutamine synthetase family protein, translated to MKPQDVDTFLDENAIRTVIVAGTDPMGVLRGKRLTVPYFKNAIDTGLTFAWFIMRTTTVDDVLPDMLGTGVPDVKGVPDLSTLQLAPWEPDTAIVLIDWVWPDGSTCPYCPRSELKRQVAAMRKQNVVERAALEFEFYLMPKPIADVRRGDFSGLGPASQDIHCYSIYEGSFFEPVVARVRECFEDIIEGCTPEWGQGQFEINLAATDALSMADQVMLFKTAVKQIAAEAGLSATFMAKWHQDFSGNSGHIHQSFSEAKTGKSLCYDAKAKDNLTPWFRRFIAGQLDLMCETTLFIAPFVNSYKRFQDDSFAGVTRCWSIDNRTSGLRVINVSAKKARLEHRVGGADLNPYTAFAVLFGTGMRGVEKKLRLPAPVD
- a CDS encoding MFS transporter: MSDPRRYRWYVLAASVLMLLMANGAMFLIIVAMADISETFNWPRGVPSTAYAMQFVGGGLGCIAMGWWLDRAGMGKPALLGAIMIGSGAILTGMISSRWELWAIYGVMIGLLGTAAMFAPLMANITRWFDRNRGMAVGLVASGQSLAGFIWPPIFELGLTEIGWRATYVYYGIATILVMVPLSLVLRRSPPPIDHHTVSGGSAAPGRSATIYRLRPNSLLALLCCAIVGCCIAMSLPLAHLKVYATDVGIAPMQAATLLSVMLLASFVARAVFAGLLIGRFGALKALFLFSVIQVAMLTVLPFIQGLMAFYVVAAVFGFGYGGIGPCYPVIVREYLPERRAGRYTGIVVMFGTFGMAIGGWLGGFGYDMTGSYTSAFLAGTAFNVANLLIIGFLIGLTRTPSLRHAPA